From the Diospyros lotus cultivar Yz01 chromosome 13, ASM1463336v1, whole genome shotgun sequence genome, one window contains:
- the LOC127787959 gene encoding protein NRT1/ PTR FAMILY 8.1-like has translation MSSEDGQGIIAEDDIYTNDGTVDIHKKPAIKKETGNWRACRFILGNECCERLAYYGMSTNLVNFLEKRLNQGNVAASNNVTNWSGTCYITPLIGAFLADSYLGRYWTIACFSILYVFGMTLLTLSATVKGLKPDCNHDGCHPTGSQTVICFVSLYLIALATGGIKPCVSSFGADQFDETDETEKMKKSSFFNWFYLSINVGALIASSILVWIQMNVGWGWGFGIPAVAMAIAVVFFFLGSRLYRLQKPGGSPLTRIFQVLVASVRKYHVRVPEDKSLLYETADEERNVNGGRKLEHTDKLRFLDRAAVETEADRVKGPTSTNPWRLCTVTHVEELKSIIRLLPVWASGIMFSTVYSQMSTMFVLQGNTMDQHMGPKFKIPSASLSLFDTLSVIFWAPVYDRIIVPFARKYTGHERGFTQLQRMGIGLVISIFSMGVAGILEVIRLDSVRKHKYYDVEEIPMSIFWQVPQYFLMGCAEVFTFIGQLEFFYDQAPDAMRSLCSALSLTTVALGNYLSTLLLTIVTNLTTRHGKLGWIPDNLNRGHLDYFYCLLAILSLLNFFIYLCIAKWYTYKKATVLR, from the exons ATGAGTTCAGAAGATGGTCAGGGAATTATAGCTGAGGATGATATTTACACAAATGATGGGACGGTCGACATCCATAAAAAGCCTGCAATCAAGAAGGAAACTGGAAACTGGAGAGCATGCCGCTTCATTCTCG GAAATGAATGCTGCGAGAGGTTAGCATACTACGGCATGAGCACCAATCTTGTGAACTTTCTTGAGAAGCGTCTTAACCAGGGGAACGTCGCGGCATCTAACAATGTTACAAACTGGTCAGGAACCTGCTATATCACCCCCTTGATCGGAGCTTTCCTGGCTGATTCCTACTTGGGAAGATATTGGACAATTGCCTGTTTCTCGATCCTCTATGTCTTC GGGATGACACTCCTAACTTTGTCTGCTACGGTCAAGGGATTGAAGCCGGACTGTAATCATGATGGTTGCCATCCAACAGGATCACAGACCGTGATCTGTTTTGTATCGCTCTACTTAATAGCTCTTGCGACTGGTGGAATCAAGCCATGCGTCTCATCCTTTGGAGCCGACCAATTTGATGAAACTGACGAAACtgaaaagatgaagaagagttCGTTTTTCAACTGGTTCTACTTGTCAATCAACGTCGGCGCACTTATAGCTTCCTCGATTTTGGTTTGGATACAGATGAATGTGGGGTGGGGCTGGGGGTTCGGGATCCCGGCAGTTGCAATGGCCATTGCGgttgtgttcttcttcttgggTAGTCGCTTGTACCGGCTGCAGAAACCAGGAGGGAGTCCCCTGACACGGATTTTCCAGGTGCTGGTTGCATCGGTGAGAAAATATCATGTACGAGTCCCGGAAGATAAATCTCTTCTTTACGAAACTGCAGACGAAGAACGTAACGTCAATGGAGGCCGCAAGCTCGAGCATACAGACAAATTGAG ATTTCTTGACAGGGCTGCTGTAGAAACCGAAGCTGACCGCGTCAAGGGCCCGACCTCCACAAATCCATGGAGGCTCTGCACGGTAACCCACGTCGAGGAGCTCAAGTCCATCATCCGGTTGCTCCCAGTATGGGCATCCGGGATTATGTTTTCTACTGTCTACAGCCAAATGAGCACCATGTTTGTGTTACAAGGTAACACCATGGACCAGCATATGGGGCCAAAATTCAAGATCCCATCGGCATCCCTCTCCCTCTTCGATACACTCAGCGTCATATTCTGGGCGCCAGTTTATGATCGAATAATTGTCCCATTCGCGAGAAAGTACACTGGTCATGAACGCGGGTTCACTCAGCTGCAACGAATGGGGATCGGTCTTGTCATCTCCATATTCTCCATGGGTGTGGCTGGGATCTTGGAGGTCATTAGGCTGGATTCCGTGAGGAAGCACAAGTACTATGATGTGGAGGAAATTCCAATGTCGATTTTCTGGCAAGTGCCGCAGTATTTTCTCATGGGATGTGCAGAGGTCTTCACTTTCATCGGGCAGCTGGAGTTCTTCTATGATCAGGCACCCGATGCCATGAGGAGCTTGTGCTCGGCTCTGTCTCTTACCACAGTTGCGCTGGGAAATTACTTGAGCACGCTGCTCCTCACCATTGTGACAAACCTGACCACAAGGCACGGCAAGCTGGGTTGGATCCCGGATAACTTGAACCGGGGCCATCTCGACTACTTCTACTGCCTTCTGGCCATCCTTAGTTtgctcaatttcttcatttatcTCTGCATTGCAAAGTGGTATACCTACAAGAAGGCCACAGTATTGAGATAG